A genomic segment from Nocardia cyriacigeorgica GUH-2 encodes:
- a CDS encoding DAK2 domain-containing protein translates to MPESREVSGAYPALRPGALNGTALMRWGRLCLDELAHRREEINALNVFPVADSDTGTNLLATMRAAVSCAEVAVLSAHGGAFPGGTGQLHAWIRDHSPSTDVPAAASLWREVVDAVRARTGGSEGLPNGKAPTAGPGRVPLADGSGGLEPDGGVPATLVAAAMARGATSGARGNSGIILSQVLRGIAEATRSAPLDANTARTALDRAAVLVREALSVPVEGTILTVLERAAGAASECPGDELADVVRAAADGAAEALGETTAQLTVLRAAGVVDAGARGLVVLLDSLVEVVTGERPERPVYRPAGHSPERRPEAVPAVPARYEVMYRLDDSDPDRISALRHRLTELGDSVVVVGDGADSWSAHVHCVDAGAAIEAGISAGALSGVRIESFAPDAEPAAERGEPCGCANHAGMHDGGAQGAVDGAGERAAADGTPDARMTGAVVVVSGSGGEPTIAGGESKKAAALGDSAQLGGSPESGGRSGPADRAIVAVAAGHGAMALFEAAGAEVIPGEPAVTTAALLAAIRRLPHREVLVLPNGALPAQELVAVGVAARDNHRDVLLLPSGSMVQGLAALAVHDRGRIAVDDAFAMSEAAAATRWGSLRAATERALTMVGTCEPGDGLGLVGHDVIVIDRDVRAAGQTLLNRMLGLGGELVTLLVGAAAPDGLAQELSEHIAEGFPGVEVMVYSGGQHADLIQIGVE, encoded by the coding sequence GTGCCGGAATCGCGGGAGGTGAGCGGCGCTTACCCGGCGCTGCGGCCGGGAGCGCTCAACGGCACGGCACTGATGCGCTGGGGCAGGCTCTGCCTCGACGAGCTGGCCCACCGGCGCGAGGAGATCAACGCCCTCAACGTCTTCCCGGTCGCCGATTCCGACACCGGCACCAACCTGCTGGCTACCATGCGCGCGGCCGTCTCGTGCGCCGAAGTGGCGGTGTTGTCCGCGCACGGCGGGGCCTTTCCGGGCGGCACCGGCCAACTGCACGCCTGGATTCGCGATCATTCGCCGAGTACCGATGTCCCCGCTGCTGCGAGCCTGTGGCGCGAAGTTGTCGATGCTGTGCGTGCCCGGACGGGCGGTTCAGAGGGGTTGCCGAACGGTAAGGCACCGACCGCCGGGCCGGGACGCGTGCCGCTCGCGGACGGGTCCGGCGGGCTCGAACCCGACGGCGGCGTGCCGGCCACGCTGGTCGCGGCCGCGATGGCTCGTGGCGCGACGTCGGGGGCGCGCGGTAACTCCGGCATCATCCTGTCCCAGGTTCTGCGTGGGATCGCGGAGGCGACGCGCAGCGCGCCGCTGGATGCGAACACCGCGCGCACCGCGTTGGACCGGGCTGCCGTGCTGGTGCGGGAGGCGCTGAGTGTTCCGGTGGAAGGCACCATCCTCACGGTGCTCGAACGCGCGGCGGGTGCGGCTTCCGAGTGTCCCGGCGATGAGCTGGCCGATGTGGTGCGCGCGGCCGCCGACGGTGCCGCCGAAGCGCTCGGTGAGACCACCGCGCAGCTGACGGTGCTGCGGGCGGCCGGTGTGGTCGACGCGGGCGCGCGGGGGCTGGTGGTGTTGCTCGACAGCCTGGTCGAGGTGGTGACCGGCGAGCGCCCGGAGCGGCCGGTATATCGTCCCGCCGGTCATTCGCCCGAACGGCGGCCGGAGGCTGTGCCTGCGGTACCGGCTCGCTATGAGGTGATGTACCGCCTGGACGACTCGGATCCCGACCGGATCTCGGCGCTGCGCCACCGGCTGACCGAGCTGGGCGATTCGGTGGTGGTCGTCGGCGACGGTGCCGACAGCTGGTCGGCGCACGTGCACTGTGTCGACGCCGGTGCCGCCATCGAGGCCGGGATCTCGGCGGGCGCCCTCAGCGGGGTGCGGATCGAGTCGTTCGCGCCCGACGCCGAACCCGCCGCCGAGCGCGGCGAGCCTTGCGGATGTGCGAACCACGCTGGAATGCACGACGGCGGTGCGCAGGGTGCAGTCGACGGCGCCGGTGAGCGCGCGGCGGCGGACGGCACGCCCGACGCTCGGATGACCGGCGCGGTGGTAGTCGTCTCAGGCTCCGGAGGAGAACCGACAATCGCGGGCGGTGAATCGAAAAAGGCTGCGGCACTTGGCGATTCTGCCCAGCTCGGCGGATCGCCCGAGTCCGGCGGTCGTTCCGGTCCCGCCGACCGCGCGATCGTCGCCGTCGCGGCCGGCCACGGCGCGATGGCGCTGTTCGAGGCCGCGGGTGCCGAGGTGATCCCCGGCGAACCTGCCGTCACCACGGCCGCACTGCTCGCCGCCATCCGTCGTCTGCCGCACCGCGAGGTGCTGGTCTTACCCAACGGCGCGCTGCCCGCACAGGAATTGGTCGCCGTCGGTGTGGCCGCCCGCGACAACCACCGCGACGTGTTGCTGCTCCCCAGCGGCTCCATGGTGCAGGGGCTCGCGGCGCTGGCGGTTCACGATCGCGGCCGGATCGCCGTCGACGACGCGTTCGCCATGTCCGAGGCCGCCGCCGCGACCCGATGGGGTTCCTTGCGCGCGGCCACCGAGCGCGCGCTGACCATGGTCGGCACCTGCGAGCCCGGTGACGGGCTGGGTCTGGTCGGCCACGACGTGATCGTGATCGACCGGGATGTGCGCGCGGCGGGGCAGACGCTGCTGAACCGGATGCTCGGGCTCGGCGGGGAGCTGGTCACCCTGCTGGTCGGCGCGGCGGCGCCGGACGGGCTGGCGCAGGAGCTGTCCGAGCACATCGCCGAGGGCTTTCCGGGGGTGGAGGTCATGGTGTATTCCGGGGGTCAGCATGCCGATCTGATCCAGATCGGAGTCGAATGA
- the rpmB gene encoding 50S ribosomal protein L28, which yields MAAVCDVCAKGPGFGKSVSHSHRRTNRRWNPNIQTVRAQVAPGNTRRMNVCTSCLKAGKVVRG from the coding sequence ATGGCTGCCGTCTGCGACGTCTGCGCCAAGGGCCCCGGCTTCGGGAAGTCGGTCTCGCACTCGCACCGGCGCACCAACCGTCGCTGGAACCCGAACATCCAGACCGTGCGTGCGCAGGTCGCGCCGGGCAACACCCGCCGGATGAACGTCTGCACCTCCTGCCTGAAGGCAGGCAAGGTCGTTCGCGGCTGA
- a CDS encoding GNAT family N-acetyltransferase encodes MTAPRPYRIVPAAAEHARGLAECHIVCWREAYRGLVPDHVLDAFDIGQRTDIWTRRLNEYPGRTTVAIADNTVIGFITLGPSVYRPVVTPLELNALYVRSPWYGSGVADDLVQTTLNPDIPCSLWVFEQNPRAIAFYRKYGFTPDGATRTEYFAAVTELRMVRPEGAIGSWPWPPPNKPST; translated from the coding sequence ATGACCGCCCCGCGCCCCTATCGCATCGTGCCCGCGGCCGCCGAGCATGCCCGCGGACTCGCGGAATGCCACATCGTGTGCTGGCGCGAGGCCTACCGCGGGCTGGTCCCCGACCATGTGCTCGACGCCTTCGACATCGGTCAGCGCACCGACATCTGGACCCGCAGGTTGAACGAGTACCCGGGCCGCACCACCGTCGCCATCGCCGACAACACCGTGATCGGCTTCATCACCCTCGGCCCGTCGGTGTACCGCCCGGTGGTGACGCCGCTCGAGCTGAACGCGCTCTACGTGCGCTCACCGTGGTACGGATCCGGCGTCGCCGACGACCTGGTGCAGACCACGCTCAACCCGGACATCCCCTGCTCGCTGTGGGTGTTCGAACAGAACCCGCGCGCCATCGCCTTCTACCGCAAGTACGGTTTCACCCCCGACGGCGCCACCCGTACCGAGTATTTCGCCGCCGTCACCGAGCTGCGGATGGTGCGTCCGGAGGGCGCGATAGGGTCGTGGCCATGGCCACCACCGAACAAGCCGAGTACGTGA
- a CDS encoding enoyl-CoA hydratase/isomerase family protein: protein MATTEQAEYVSTVDGVLQITIATAANGTSLDFTGVDAGTAALRELDPQVGAVLLTGTGANFCAGGNVRGFAAADDRSAHLYDLADRLHQFVRALDATTVPVVAGVQGWAAGAGMSLVCATDIALGGPSTKLRPAYPGVGLSPDGGMSWMLPRIVGSGRAREILLTDAILDAEEAVRLGILSRLVADESVRDEALALATSLANGPRSTYSSIKTLLRRSTTATLSEQLDDERDAISAAAATPAGREGVDAFVGKRAPDYRGLA, encoded by the coding sequence ATGGCCACCACCGAACAAGCCGAGTACGTGAGCACCGTCGACGGCGTCCTGCAGATCACCATTGCCACCGCCGCCAACGGCACCTCACTGGATTTCACCGGTGTCGACGCGGGCACCGCGGCCCTGCGCGAACTCGATCCCCAGGTGGGGGCCGTCCTGCTGACGGGCACCGGCGCCAACTTCTGCGCCGGCGGCAACGTCCGCGGTTTCGCCGCCGCCGACGACCGCTCGGCCCACCTCTACGACCTCGCCGACCGCCTGCACCAGTTCGTGCGCGCGCTGGACGCGACCACCGTCCCGGTGGTGGCTGGCGTGCAGGGCTGGGCGGCCGGGGCCGGCATGAGCCTGGTGTGCGCCACCGATATCGCCCTCGGCGGACCGTCGACCAAGCTGCGGCCCGCCTATCCCGGCGTCGGCCTGAGTCCCGACGGCGGCATGTCCTGGATGCTGCCCCGCATCGTCGGTAGCGGCCGGGCCCGGGAGATCCTGCTCACCGACGCGATCCTGGACGCCGAGGAAGCCGTGCGGCTGGGCATCCTCAGCCGTCTGGTCGCCGACGAATCCGTGCGTGACGAAGCGCTGGCCCTGGCCACGTCGCTGGCCAACGGCCCGCGCAGCACCTACTCCAGCATCAAGACCCTGCTGCGGCGCTCCACCACGGCTACGTTGAGCGAGCAGCTCGACGACGAGCGCGATGCCATCTCGGCCGCCGCGGCGACCCCGGCCGGGCGCGAAGGCGTCGACGCCTTCGTCGGCAAACGCGCACCGGACTACCGCGGGCTCGCCTGA